The DNA segment TATTATTCCTGAAGCTACATGTAGTGCAATGATAAACAAAGATTGGGAACATTTTTTGCACGATCAACCTGAATGGAAAGAAAGAGCTGTAAAACTATCTAAAAAAATATTTTTAGCTACAAAATGGCTTGAAAACAATACTGAATTAAAAGAACTTTTAGCAAAAACTGGTAAAAAGTTTGATCAAATGGTAACTTATCACGATCCTTGTCATGCTAAAAAAATGCAAGGTGTTTGGAAAGAACCTAGAGAACTTTTAAAACAAAACTATGTTTTAAAAGAGATGAGTGATTCAAATAGATGTTGTGGTTTTGGTGGAGTTACTATGCAAACAGAAAAATTCAGTTTTGCAAGAGCAGCAGGAGCACCAAAAGCAGCAATGATTAGAGATACAAAAGCTCAAATAGTAAGTGCTGAATGTAGTGCTTGTAGAATGCAAATAACAGATAGTTTATGGAATGCAAATGTTGATGTAATATTTAAAAATCCAATTGAACTAATAGCAGAAGCACTGGAAGATTAAAATGGAACTTTGGCAAAACATATATTCTCATTTTAATCCAGTTGCTTTTAATATAGGTTCAATATCAGTTCACTGGTATGGAATCATGTATGCACTTGCTCTTTTAAGTGCAATTTTCATAGCAAAATGGTTTATTCAATACGATAAAATAAACATAAGTCAAGATATTTTTGATTCTTACATATGGTGGGCTGAAATTGGAGTTATTTTAGGAGCTAGGTTAGGCTATGTCTTATTTTATGACACAAACACAGTTTATTATTTAACAAATCCTTGGCAAATTTTCAATCCTTATGTAAATGGTACGTATGTTGGAATCTCTGGAATGAGCTATCATGGTGCATTTATTGGATTTGTATTAGCTTCATTTCTATTTTGCAAAAGAAAAAATATTAACTTCTGGTTTATAACTGATATTGCAGTTCTAGGGATTAGTGCTGCTTATATTTTTGGAAGAATTGGAAACTTTTTCAATCAAGAGTTAGTAGGAAGAGTTACAGATGTTCCTTGGGGAATCTTTGTGGATGGAGTTTTAAGACATCCATCTCAAATATATGAAGCAATTTTAGAAGGGCTTTTTGTATTCATAATTCTAGCTTATTTTAGAAATAAAAAAAGATTTGATGGTCAACTAGCACTAATGTATGGAACTTTATATGCCATAGCTAGAATTATTGCTGAATTCTTTAGAGAACCAGATTCACAACTAGGTTTTTTAGTTGGAAATTGGCTTACAATGGGAATACTACAATCTTTAGGTATTTTAACACTTTGCGTAGGTATTTTTATATATAAAATAAGAAAAGCAAGTCTTTAATAAAAGACTTGCCAAAAATAATAAAATTCTAAATTTTAAAGCTTTTAGAAGGCTTTAGAATTATTTTATAAAATTCAGCTTTTGTAATATCTTGCAAAAACTTCGGTTCAATATCATGAAGAGCTATGATATCAACTTGAACTCCTTGCATCATCCAAGCTCTACCTGTATCAGTAATTACTTCATCATCAAAAAGCTTGATTAGCTCCTCTCTAGTAACTATCAGCTCTCTCTCCATTTTATCCCCTAATTTTATTAAATACTAATTATTTTTCACTATGTCTATAGTATATCCTCTATTTGATTGATTTTTAATTATTTCATAATAAGTTTTTTGTCTAATTTTATTTACTATGTTTCTCATAGTATAAATTGACATATCTTTACCTTTCCAAACAACTTCTTTAATTGTTTCATAATCAATAACTTCATTTTTCTTTGCAATTAAAAGTTTAAGAAATGATTTTTCTAATCTTGTAAAGTCTATTAAAATTCCACCTGGTCTAAAGAATTGATCTCTATACTCATCAAAATAAATACCATGATCAAACTCGATTTTATCACCTCTCTTAGTTTGATTTAAACACATAATAGTTGTAAGTTTTAAATCTTCCATTCTTAAAGGTTTTGATAAAATTGTATAAGCTCCAACGTTAATTGAAGTTATTATATCTTCTTCTTTACAAGTATTTGCAATAATAATCTTTGGAAGATTAGGTGCAATTGAAGATAGTTCAGAACAAGTTTCATAAAAACTTGCATCATTTAAATCTGTATCAATAACAACTATATCAAATTGACTAGAAACAGCCAACTCTAAAGCTTCTTTTAAAGTTTTAACTTGTTTAAACTCCTTAAAGCCACTTATACTTTTTTCATAACCATCATCGTTACTAACCATTAACAACTTTGTATTGTTTAACTTTCTAATGTTCTTAATTGCTTTTAACATATTTTACTCTTTTTTAATAATTTTAAATTCAAATAAAATAATAACAAAACTTTCTTTATTTGTCAAAGAAAAATAAAATATTTTAATAATTTTTATTTATTATTTTAAGTCTTGCCATGAATCCCCAACCGCTAAAGACACGCTTAATGGCACATTTAAGATAAAAATTGTCTCCATTATATTTTTTATATTTTTCGTTATTTCTTCAATAAATTCTTCTTTTATTTCAAAAATAAGTTCATCGTGTATTTGTAAAAGCATATTTATATTCTCATCATGCTCATATTTTTGCTCAATTTTTATCATAGCTAACTTTATTAAATCGGCAGCACTCCCTTGAAATTGAGTATTTACGGCTTCTCTTAAATAAGATGCTCTTAAAAGTGGACTTGCACCTTGAAAATCAAAA comes from the Aliarcobacter cibarius genome and includes:
- the lgt gene encoding prolipoprotein diacylglyceryl transferase, with amino-acid sequence MELWQNIYSHFNPVAFNIGSISVHWYGIMYALALLSAIFIAKWFIQYDKINISQDIFDSYIWWAEIGVILGARLGYVLFYDTNTVYYLTNPWQIFNPYVNGTYVGISGMSYHGAFIGFVLASFLFCKRKNINFWFITDIAVLGISAAYIFGRIGNFFNQELVGRVTDVPWGIFVDGVLRHPSQIYEAILEGLFVFIILAYFRNKKRFDGQLALMYGTLYAIARIIAEFFREPDSQLGFLVGNWLTMGILQSLGILTLCVGIFIYKIRKASL
- a CDS encoding response regulator transcription factor, producing MLKAIKNIRKLNNTKLLMVSNDDGYEKSISGFKEFKQVKTLKEALELAVSSQFDIVVIDTDLNDASFYETCSELSSIAPNLPKIIIANTCKEEDIITSINVGAYTILSKPLRMEDLKLTTIMCLNQTKRGDKIEFDHGIYFDEYRDQFFRPGGILIDFTRLEKSFLKLLIAKKNEVIDYETIKEVVWKGKDMSIYTMRNIVNKIRQKTYYEIIKNQSNRGYTIDIVKNN